From a single Glycine soja cultivar W05 chromosome 19, ASM419377v2, whole genome shotgun sequence genomic region:
- the LOC114400471 gene encoding uncharacterized protein LOC114400471 → MNKSILLLLLFFLLNPSLLATSHPLNPIPVTLSVADFGAAGDGLRYDTEAIQSAINSCPEGDPCHVTFPAPGKYLTATVFLKSGVVLNVESGATILGGTRLEDYPEESWRWYVVVAENATDVGIRGGGAVDGQAAKFVVREDPRKNVMVSWNQTGACLGDECRPRLIGFLDCNNVQVSNITLNQPAYWCLHLVRSNNICIQDIAIYGDFNIPNNDGIDIEDSNNTVITRCHIDTGDDAICPKSSTGPVYNLTVTDCWIRSKSSAIKLGSASWFDFKHFVFDNIAIVDSHRGIGFQIRDGGNVSDIVFSNMNISTRYYDSLWWGRAEPIYVTSCPRDSSSKEASISNVLFINITANSENGIFLSGSKRGLLRNLRFIDMDITYRRFTNYAGGLLDYRPGCQELVKHRTAGIMMEHIEGLEVKNVEMRWSNDQLEQWNNPLEFRPSTVNNISFLNFNSGLYTNSKSNY, encoded by the exons ATGAACAAGTCAATACTCTTACTCCTATTATTTTTCCTCCTCAACCCATCCCTTCTCGCCACGTCACACCCTCTTAACCCAATCCCAGTCACGCTCTCCGTCGCCGATTTCGGCGCCGCCGGCGACGGCCTCCGCTACGACACGGAGGCAATCCAGTCGGCCATCAACTCGTGCCCAGAGGGGGATCCCTGCCATGTTACCTTCCCAGCGCCGGGAAAGTACCTGACGGCCACCGTGTTCCTGAAATCCGGCGTGGTGCTGAACGTGGAGTCCGGGGCCACCATCCTTGGCGGCACGAGGCTGGAGGACTACCCCGAGGAGTCGTGGCGGTGGTACGTGGTTGTTGCGGAGAACGCGACGGACGTGGGAATCCGCGGCGGCGGAGCGGTGGACGGGCAAGCTGCGAAGTTCGTGGTGAGGGAAGATCCGAGGAAGAACGTTATGGTTAGTTGGAATCAAACAGGGGCTTGCTTGGGAGACGAATGCAGACCCAGGCTCATCGGTTTTCTCGATTGCAACAACGTTCAAGTCTCTAACATTACTCTCAACCAACCTGCTTATTGGTG CTTGCACTTGGTGCGGAGTAACAACATATGCATTCAAGATATTGCAATTTATGGGGACTTTAATATACCGAACAATGATGGGATTGATATTGAGGACTCAAATAACACAGTAATCACTCGATGCCACATTGATacaggggatgatgcaatctgTCCAAAGTCATCCACAGGTCCTGTTTACAACCTTACAGTCACTGACTGTTGGATTCGATCCAAATCTTCCGCAATTAAACTTGGCAGTGCTAGTTGGTTTGATTTCAAGCATTTTGTGTTTGATAATATTGCTATTGTTGATTCTCATAGAGGGATTGGATTCCAGATCCGTGATGGAG GAAATGTAAGTGACATTGTATTCTCAAACATGAATATCAGCACAAGATACTATGATTCATTATGGTGGGGGAGAGCAGAGCCTATCTATGTCACTAGTTGCCCACGAGACTCAAGCTCAAAGGAGGCTTCAATCTCAAATGTACTTTTCATTAACATTACTGCAAATTCGGAAAATGGCATCTTCCTGTCTGGTTCAAAGAGAGGATTGTTAAGAAATTTGAGATTCATTGATATGGACATTACTTACAGAAGGTTCACCAATTATGCTGGTGGGTTATTGGACTATAGGCCAGGATGCCAAGAGTTGGTAAAACACAGGACTGCAGGGATTATGATGGAGCACATTGAAGGGCTTGAGGTTAAAAATGTTGAAATGAGATGGTCAAACGATCAACTAGAGCAGTGGAATAATCCTCTAGAGTTCAGGCCATCTACTGTGAATAACATCTCTTTCCTTAATTTTAATTCTGGTTTGTATACAAATAGCAAATCAAATTATTAA
- the LOC114400298 gene encoding transcription factor bHLH48-like isoform X1, protein MDQAPGGLRGSVHHGATLESIQFNEEIQGLMAPAPENASSFTALLELPPTQAVELLHSPESDSARKPPNCHVSANQKPYLLNSFGSNLTFPSNAALIERAAKFSVFAGENSPPPPGEARLIPAGTGSTLDRVKNEPQETDSNPCSSSRLGCISDPAVENNIQRTAKRKEREKKVTAKGSSKKRKSAADETSGDGEKLPYVHVRVRRGQATDSHSLAERARREKINARMKLLQELVPGCDKISGTAMVLDEIINHVQSLQRQVEILSMKLAAVNPRMDFSLDSLLATDGASLVDSNLPSMVTPLMWPEIPLNGNRQHYQQQWQLDAFHQPLWEREEVNHNFMTPENSLLSYDSSANSASLHLNQLKMEL, encoded by the exons ATGGACCAAGCTCCGGGAGGATTGCGCGGATCCGTTCACCACGGCGCCACGCTCGAGTCAATTCAATTCAACGAAGAAATTCAGGGACTCATGGCGCCGGCGCCGGAAAACGCGAGCTCGTTCACCGCGCTGCTTGAACTCCCGCCGACGCAGGCGGTGGAGCTCCTTCACTCGCCGGAATCTGACAGCGCTCGGAAACCGCCTAATTGCCATGTCAGCGCGAACCAGAAACCCTACCTGCTCAATTCTTTCGGCAGCAATTTGACCTTCCCTTCCAACGCCGCCTTAATCGAACGCGCCGCGAAGTTCTCCGTGTTCGCCGGCGAGAACTCGCCGCCTCCGCCGGGGGAGGCGCGCCTGATTCCAGCAGGAACCGGTTCGACTTTGGACAGAGTGAAGAACGAGCCGCAAGAGACCGATTCGAACCCGTGCTCGAGCTCGAGGCTGGGTTGCATTTCGGATCCCGCGGTTGAAAACAACATTCAGAGGACCGCCAAGAGAAAGGAGCGAGAGAAGAAGGTAACG GCTAAAGGATCGTCGAAGAAGCGTAAGAGCGCCGCCGATGAGACATCCGGTGACGGCGAGAAGCTTCCCTACGTCCATGTTCGAGTTCGTCGAGGTCAAGCCACTGATAGCCATAGCTTGGCAGAAAGG GCTAGGAGAGAGAAGATCAATGCTCGCATGAAGCTTTTGCAAGAGCTGGTCCCAGGCTGCGACAAG ATATCAGGAACGGCAATGGTTCTGGATGAAATCATCAACCATGTGCAATCTCTACAGCGTCAAGTGGAG ATCTTATCAATGAAACTGGCAGCAGTTAACCCAAGAATGGATTTCAGCCTCGACAGTTTATTGGCTACTGAT GGGGCATCTCTAGTGGATAGTAACTTACCTAGCATGGTGACACCTCTCATGTGGCCAGAAATCCCACTCAATGGCAACCGGCAGCATTATCAACAGCAGTGGCAATTGGATGCATTCCACCAACCGCTATGGGAGAGGGAAGAAGTCAACCATAATTTCATGACTCCGGAAAACTCACTTTTGAGTTATGACTCATCGGCAAACTCAG CGTCTCTGCACTTAAATCAATTGAAGATGGAGCTCTGA
- the LOC114400298 gene encoding transcription factor bHLH48-like isoform X2: MDQAPGGLRGSVHHGATLESIQFNEEIQGLMAPAPENASSFTALLELPPTQAVELLHSPESDSARKPPNCHVSANQKPYLLNSFGSNLTFPSNAALIERAAKFSVFAGENSPPPPGEARLIPAGTGSTLDRVKNEPQETDSNPCSSSRLGCISDPAVENNIQRTAKRKEREKKAKGSSKKRKSAADETSGDGEKLPYVHVRVRRGQATDSHSLAERARREKINARMKLLQELVPGCDKISGTAMVLDEIINHVQSLQRQVEILSMKLAAVNPRMDFSLDSLLATDGASLVDSNLPSMVTPLMWPEIPLNGNRQHYQQQWQLDAFHQPLWEREEVNHNFMTPENSLLSYDSSANSASLHLNQLKMEL, translated from the exons ATGGACCAAGCTCCGGGAGGATTGCGCGGATCCGTTCACCACGGCGCCACGCTCGAGTCAATTCAATTCAACGAAGAAATTCAGGGACTCATGGCGCCGGCGCCGGAAAACGCGAGCTCGTTCACCGCGCTGCTTGAACTCCCGCCGACGCAGGCGGTGGAGCTCCTTCACTCGCCGGAATCTGACAGCGCTCGGAAACCGCCTAATTGCCATGTCAGCGCGAACCAGAAACCCTACCTGCTCAATTCTTTCGGCAGCAATTTGACCTTCCCTTCCAACGCCGCCTTAATCGAACGCGCCGCGAAGTTCTCCGTGTTCGCCGGCGAGAACTCGCCGCCTCCGCCGGGGGAGGCGCGCCTGATTCCAGCAGGAACCGGTTCGACTTTGGACAGAGTGAAGAACGAGCCGCAAGAGACCGATTCGAACCCGTGCTCGAGCTCGAGGCTGGGTTGCATTTCGGATCCCGCGGTTGAAAACAACATTCAGAGGACCGCCAAGAGAAAGGAGCGAGAGAAGAAG GCTAAAGGATCGTCGAAGAAGCGTAAGAGCGCCGCCGATGAGACATCCGGTGACGGCGAGAAGCTTCCCTACGTCCATGTTCGAGTTCGTCGAGGTCAAGCCACTGATAGCCATAGCTTGGCAGAAAGG GCTAGGAGAGAGAAGATCAATGCTCGCATGAAGCTTTTGCAAGAGCTGGTCCCAGGCTGCGACAAG ATATCAGGAACGGCAATGGTTCTGGATGAAATCATCAACCATGTGCAATCTCTACAGCGTCAAGTGGAG ATCTTATCAATGAAACTGGCAGCAGTTAACCCAAGAATGGATTTCAGCCTCGACAGTTTATTGGCTACTGAT GGGGCATCTCTAGTGGATAGTAACTTACCTAGCATGGTGACACCTCTCATGTGGCCAGAAATCCCACTCAATGGCAACCGGCAGCATTATCAACAGCAGTGGCAATTGGATGCATTCCACCAACCGCTATGGGAGAGGGAAGAAGTCAACCATAATTTCATGACTCCGGAAAACTCACTTTTGAGTTATGACTCATCGGCAAACTCAG CGTCTCTGCACTTAAATCAATTGAAGATGGAGCTCTGA